GTGAGTGATATCGTGGACAAGCCAGAGGCTGTCGGCGAACGCGTAAAGGTCACGGGGACCGTCGTACCCGGCTCGTGGGACGGGAAGTCGAGTCCGATGACGTTCGATATCCGCAACGAGGGGGCTACGGACGGACCGGTGCTCAGCGTGGTGTACACCGGCGCTGTCCCCTCGACCTTCGGTGACGAAGTGACCGCGATCGTGACGGGAGTCATGAACGAAGAGGGCATCTTCGAGTCAACCGACATGAAAACCAAGTGTCCTTCGAGGTACGAATCTGCGGACAACGCGATTAGCGTGGCATCGTTGTTCGCGCTCGGCGATTCGGTTGTCGGCAAACCGGTTCAGCTCACCGGATTCGTCGTTGCGGGCACGATTAAGCCCCCGGGCGGCCAGGTGCGGTTCTCTATCGCCGATGAGGGCGGCTCGCCTTCCATCGACATCGCCTATCCTGACGGCGCGCTCGCCGACGGCATGGAAGACGGCTCCCAAGTCGTTCTCGGCGGGGAGTACGATGCGGACTCCGGCCTGTTCAAGGCGACCAGCGTGGCGATGGCCGAGTAGGCCGACGCCCGGGCGCGAGAAACGGTAGAATCGTTGCGCCGTAGGCGCGGCGCGTCACTGACGGCACCGATGAAGTGTCTGCGTGGGCCGAGTGGTTCGCGGGACGACAGGGAAGTGGAGTAGAGCGAATGGCCAATCTCGGCAGCCTGTTCATGGGACTCGCCCTTGTGGCGGCACTCCTATCCATCGGCGCGATATTCTTGGGCCGCAGAATGGGTCCAAAGGAAGGCGAAGGGCTCACAAACACCGGGTATCTAGCGACGTATGGCATTCTGATCGGTATCACAGGCGCCATCTCGGTTCTCACGGCGGCGTTTCTTCAGGAGGATTTCACGCTCGAGTACGTGGCGCAGCATCACTCGACTGACGTCTCGGCGCTCCAGTGGGTCTATAAGGTCGCCGCGGTGTGGGCGGGCAGAGAAGGGTCGCTGCTTTTCTGGGCATGGCTCCTCGCGATATTCGCGGCATACATTGCGTACAAACGCAGTTCGTTCACGGATGACCTCTCCAACGTCTCCCTTGCGGTCCTCAACTTCGTGCAGATATTCTTCATCACGGCGCTCTTCATCCCCCTGAACAATCCCTTCAAGCTTTCTCCGGAGCACTGGGTCGGCCCCGGGGGCGAGCTTCTCATCAGCGGAGGCATGAATCCGCTGCTGCAGCACTGGGCGATGACACTCCATCCACCCACACTGTTCGTGGGTTACGCGGGAATGGCGGTTCCGTTCGCGTTCGCGTTCGGCGCGCTCATCGTCAACGACCCATCTAAGGCCTGGGTAGAGATTGTCGATCGCATCACGGTGTTCGCGTGGCTGTTTCTTGGGCTGGGCAATGGACTTGGCGCGGTGTGGGCTTACGTGGTCTTGGGCTGGGGCGGGTACTGGGCGTGGGATCCGGTCGAGAATGCCTCGTTCATCCCGTGGCTTACGGGTGTCGCACTCCTGCACTCTTTCACCGTGTACCGGCGGCGTGGCGGTTTCAAGAAGTGGGCGGTGGCGCTTGCTGTCATCAGCTTCGTGGGGGTTATTCTTGGCACCTTCATTGTCCGTTCGGGCATCGTGCAATCGGTTCACGCGTTCACGCAAGACGAGCTGTCGTTCTGGTGGTTCCTTGCGATGATGGTAGGGTCACTGGCAGCGGTAGGGGTGGGCCTTCTTTACCGGGGAGATTCGTTCAAGGGCGCGGACGAGTTCGACAGTCTCACCTCGAAGGAGTCCTCGTACTACTTCAACAACGTGCTCATGCTCGTCGCGGCGGTCGTGATCGCGGCGCTCACGCTTTCTCCCGCGTTGGGCGGTAAGACCTACGGACCGGCTACGTACGACGCGATAGCCCGTCCGGTAGGTATTCTGTACTGTTTCATCATGGCGGTCTGTCCGCTGCTCGCGTGGCGAAAGACTGACCCGAACGTCTTTTTTGAGAAGATCAAGTGGCCGCTCGTCTCGACAGCGGTGATCTCAGCCGCGCTCATCTACCTGTGGTGGACCGTGATGTGGCCGCACTACTTGTTCACCAAGCCTTACGCCGATCCGTTGACATCGCTTGCGGCGTGGGAGGCGATCATCGGCCTCATAGTTGGCGCGCTCGCCGTAAGTGTTGCGGTGTGGCTCTTCATCGAGGGTGGCCGCAGGCGAGCCGCCGCGAAGGGCGAAAGTTTTGGCGCGGCGCTCTGGGCGATCGTAACCAAGGCCCGCACCCAATCAGGTGGCTACCTCGCTCACCTCGGCGTTGGAATCATTCTGATCGGCCTTGTGGGCTCTTCTATGTTCGTGAAGGATATGAAGATCTCGATTCCCGATGAACCTGGCGCAAGTTTCGAGGTCGGAGGGTACGACTTTGTGTATCAGGGTGTCGCGACCGAGACGCTGGCCAACGAAGACACTCGCACCCAGCTCACATTCGCGGTCTCACGCGATGGTGAGTCGCGCGGAGTTGCCACACCGGGGCAGAGGCGTTACGCCCAGCAGGAACAGACGCGGTTCCACGTCAGCGTCATCGTCGAGCCGCTGCGTGACATCTTCGTTGTGTACGAAGGTTTCGACGAAGCGGGCAACATCCAGTTGAATGTGAAGATCAATCCGCTCATTAGCTGGGTGTGGTTCGGCTTCGGGCTGCTGAGCGTTGGCACCGTGCTCGCAATGTGGCCGAAGCGCCGCCTTGAGGCTGCCTGACGGCGGCGCTGATGACCGCCGCCGCATCAGTCGAAACCCTCGCCGTGGAGGTCCGGGATCTCTCCCGGACCTTTGGCGCGCGCAAGGCTCTCGACAAAGTGTCGTTCGATCTGCCTACGGGCTCGTTCCTCTCGATCTTCGGACCCAACGGCGCGGGTAAGACCACGCTCGTCAAGGTGCTCACTACCCTTACGGCGCCATCTGCCGGCTCGGCGCGGGTCTGCGGGCTTGACGTGGTTGCCGACGCCGTCCAGCTGCGCGAGCGCATTGGGCTCATCAGCCATAACCCGCTCCTCTACCCGGATCTCTCGGCCGAGGAGAACTTGCGGTTCTTCGCTGACATGTACGGGATCGATGATCCGGCCGACCGCGTGCGCGAGCTGCTCGTGGCCGTCGAGCTCGATCACCGCCGCCTCGATCTCGTCCGTACCTTTTCGCGCGGTATGTTGCAGCGGCTCTCGATAGCGCGCTCGCTGCTGCACGCGCCGGATGTCCTGTTCCTCGACGAGCCGTACTCGGGCCTCGATCCGCATGCGGTTGAGATATTCGATTCCCTCATCGCCCAGATTCGTGCGGATCACACATTCGTCATGATCAGTCACGACCTTGCGAAGGGACTCGAGCTGTGCACGCACGCGCTCATCCTCGCGCGAGGCGCATTGGTCCTCTCGGCGGCAAGGAGCGAGATCGACGACGAGGTTTTTGCGATGACGTACCGTACCACTGTGGGGACGGGGGTGGCGTGACGTGGCCGAGCCAGCTGTGATATCTGCGCGCACGTCTGTGAGGACTATGCCATCGGGCGCGGCGCTCTCTTGGCGGCAGTACCGCGCGATACTTCGCAAAGACATTGTCATGGAGTTGCGCACCAAAGAGATGGTGACCTCCATGGGTATCTACGCGTTGCTCACGATGGTCATCTATCAGGTCGCCCTGTCTCAGGCGGGTACCGCGTTTGATCCACGTGACATAGCCGCTGGGTTGTTGTGGCTCGCCTTCGTATTTACGAGCATGCTCGGTTTGAACCGTTCGCTCGTCCACGAAAAGGACCAGGGATGCCTGGAAGCGTTGCTGCTATCGCCGGTTGACCGTCCAATTGTCTTCTTCGCCAAGGCGAGCGGAAACGTTATATTCCTGCTTATCGTCCAGTTCCTGACGATTCCGGTGTTCGCGTTTTTGTTCCTGCAAGACAGCGCGTACGGGGGAGATCTGTGGATGATACCTTTGGCGCTGTTTGGCGGAGCGATCGGGATCGCGGGCGTGGGCACGCTCCTCGCTACTATGTCGGTAAACACTAAAGGCAAGGACTTCGTGCTTGCGGTACTCTTCGTTCCGCTCATGTACCCATTGCTGCTCGCGTGCGTGTCGGCCACAAGCGCCGCGGTGCTCGGAGGCGACGGACACGTCCAGCAGTTCTGGGCCGGCATGGCGCTAATCGTCGCATACGATGCCATCATGATCGGGGTTGCGTTCGCGCTCTACGAGTTTGTGTTGGGCGCGTGATGCGCCCGGACCTGTCCGCGCACCGCCGCTGAGGAGGCGAAAGGTGAGACAACTCAGAGTCGCTCTCGTGCTGTTGCTGGTAGGAGGGCTACTGACGACCGTTGCGTTCGTAATGGCGTTTACCACCGCCGAGATGCAGCGGTTTGGCACGGTCACGCTTGATGAGCCGGTCGACACCGCCTTTCCACTTCGAGAGGTCAACGATAGAGGCTTCGTATACGAGCGGCCGTGGTTCAGCCAGAAGATATTCTACTTTCATGTGCCGGTAGCCCAGGCGTCGTTCCTCGTGTTTGGCGTGGCTGCGTTTTACTCGATCCGTTTTCTCGCCAAGCGCCGCAAGGCCGACGATACCAAGGCGCTGATCGCCATGGAGGCCGCGATCATCTTTGTCATGCTCACCATGATCACTGGCATATTGTGGACGAGAGCGGCGTGGGGCGTGTGGTGGGAGTGGGAGCCTCGGCTGACCACGTACTTCATCATGACGCTCATGATGATCGGCTACTTTGTCTTACGAAACTCAATA
The nucleotide sequence above comes from Clostridiales bacterium. Encoded proteins:
- a CDS encoding cytochrome c maturation protein CcmE, encoding MNKRARNRLIGVTVILVISIGAIFMSVGATDGAYSRTVSDIVDKPEAVGERVKVTGTVVPGSWDGKSSPMTFDIRNEGATDGPVLSVVYTGAVPSTFGDEVTAIVTGVMNEEGIFESTDMKTKCPSRYESADNAISVASLFALGDSVVGKPVQLTGFVVAGTIKPPGGQVRFSIADEGGSPSIDIAYPDGALADGMEDGSQVVLGGEYDADSGLFKATSVAMAE
- a CDS encoding heme lyase CcmF/NrfE family subunit — translated: MANLGSLFMGLALVAALLSIGAIFLGRRMGPKEGEGLTNTGYLATYGILIGITGAISVLTAAFLQEDFTLEYVAQHHSTDVSALQWVYKVAAVWAGREGSLLFWAWLLAIFAAYIAYKRSSFTDDLSNVSLAVLNFVQIFFITALFIPLNNPFKLSPEHWVGPGGELLISGGMNPLLQHWAMTLHPPTLFVGYAGMAVPFAFAFGALIVNDPSKAWVEIVDRITVFAWLFLGLGNGLGAVWAYVVLGWGGYWAWDPVENASFIPWLTGVALLHSFTVYRRRGGFKKWAVALAVISFVGVILGTFIVRSGIVQSVHAFTQDELSFWWFLAMMVGSLAAVGVGLLYRGDSFKGADEFDSLTSKESSYYFNNVLMLVAAVVIAALTLSPALGGKTYGPATYDAIARPVGILYCFIMAVCPLLAWRKTDPNVFFEKIKWPLVSTAVISAALIYLWWTVMWPHYLFTKPYADPLTSLAAWEAIIGLIVGALAVSVAVWLFIEGGRRRAAAKGESFGAALWAIVTKARTQSGGYLAHLGVGIILIGLVGSSMFVKDMKISIPDEPGASFEVGGYDFVYQGVATETLANEDTRTQLTFAVSRDGESRGVATPGQRRYAQQEQTRFHVSVIVEPLRDIFVVYEGFDEAGNIQLNVKINPLISWVWFGFGLLSVGTVLAMWPKRRLEAA
- a CDS encoding ABC transporter ATP-binding protein codes for the protein MTAAASVETLAVEVRDLSRTFGARKALDKVSFDLPTGSFLSIFGPNGAGKTTLVKVLTTLTAPSAGSARVCGLDVVADAVQLRERIGLISHNPLLYPDLSAEENLRFFADMYGIDDPADRVRELLVAVELDHRRLDLVRTFSRGMLQRLSIARSLLHAPDVLFLDEPYSGLDPHAVEIFDSLIAQIRADHTFVMISHDLAKGLELCTHALILARGALVLSAARSEIDDEVFAMTYRTTVGTGVA
- a CDS encoding heme exporter protein CcmB; this translates as MAEPAVISARTSVRTMPSGAALSWRQYRAILRKDIVMELRTKEMVTSMGIYALLTMVIYQVALSQAGTAFDPRDIAAGLLWLAFVFTSMLGLNRSLVHEKDQGCLEALLLSPVDRPIVFFAKASGNVIFLLIVQFLTIPVFAFLFLQDSAYGGDLWMIPLALFGGAIGIAGVGTLLATMSVNTKGKDFVLAVLFVPLMYPLLLACVSATSAAVLGGDGHVQQFWAGMALIVAYDAIMIGVAFALYEFVLGA
- the ccsA gene encoding cytochrome c biogenesis protein CcsA translates to MRQLRVALVLLLVGGLLTTVAFVMAFTTAEMQRFGTVTLDEPVDTAFPLREVNDRGFVYERPWFSQKIFYFHVPVAQASFLVFGVAAFYSIRFLAKRRKADDTKALIAMEAAIIFVMLTMITGILWTRAAWGVWWEWEPRLTTYFIMTLMMIGYFVLRNSIEDEERRAVYAAAFGIIAFVNAPISFFITRLVPSSHPAGVFQSDFATSNLIPFLIALAGMLMLGYAIYAIRMNEVRLEERVEVLKNSLEQ